A region from the Toxotes jaculatrix isolate fToxJac2 chromosome 2, fToxJac2.pri, whole genome shotgun sequence genome encodes:
- the LOC121187116 gene encoding uncharacterized protein LOC121187116 isoform X1, with protein MKVPCLLLLFGASLQLQCDKREITAHVGGEFILFCKYDTNRFLFSKKYWCQGDSRGTCKILADSETAGRTTDRFHVTDVGRRGLFVKVSHLQFDDTGVYWVGIDKIYADIMTSVNVVITEVPVSKPRLWPLSSLVDKPTCWGQPVTVRCGCTKGTSIGYTWYQRTQPKDLLLHLSSDLQLHCGKVEKDSDYYCSASNDISSQQSDILSVQVLMPADSGCIYVVLMQGQPIYDCVERMSTTTAKTPPWTTCQATTKIHTNTKNQSLQINQTHQDLFLSRAWTGVPLWYTLLRWGSFVSLLVFLCIVHKCTKTRQKKRAKRKRTVHYNQVPHFTQ; from the exons ATGAAGGTACCGTGCCtgcttttgctttttggtg CAAGTCTTCAGCTCCAGTGTGATAAAAGAGAGATCACAGCGCATGTCGGAGGTGAATTCATTCTTTTTTGCAAGTATGACACAAACCGATTCCTGTTCAGTAAAAAGTACTGGTGCCAAGGGGACTCCAGAGGTACCTGTAAAATTTTGGCGGATTCAGAAACTGCTGGCAGAACCACCGACAGGTTTCATGTAACAGATGTAGGAAGAAGAGGCCTGTTTGTGAAAGTCTCTCATCTCCAATTTGATGACACTGGAGTGTACTGGGTTGGGATTGACAAAATATATGCTGACATCATGACTTCAGTTAATGTGGTCATCACTGAAG TTCCAGTATCTAAACCCAGACTTTGGCCCTTgagctctctggtggacaagcCAACATGTTGGGGTCAGCCAGTGACTGTGCGCTGTGGTTGTACAAAGGGCACTAGCATTGGTTATACCTGGTATCAACGCACTCAGCCCAAGGACTTACTTCTTCATCTGTCTTCAGACTTGCAGCTACACTGTGGCAAAGTGGAAAAGGACAGTGACTATTACTGTTCTGCCAGTAATGACATAAGCAGTCAGCAGAGTGATATCCTCTCTGTGCAGGTTCTGATGCCTGCAGACAGCGGCTGTATCTATGTTGTTCTAATGCAGG GCCAACCCATTTATGACTGTGTGGAAAGAATGAGCACAACCACAGCCAAGACTCCACCTTGGACTACCTGCCAAGCCACCACGAAAATCCACACTAACACAAAAAACCAGTCTTTACAAATCAATCAAACTCATCAAGATCTGTTTCTTAGCAG ggcaTGGACAGGGGTGCCACTCTGGTATACACTGCTGCGTTGGGGTTCCTTTGTGTCCTTGCTGGTATTTCTGTGCATAGTTcataaatgtacaaaaacaagacagaaaaaacgTGCCAAGCGGAAGAGGACGGTTCATTACAATCAAGTGCCCCATTTCACTCAGTGA
- the LOC121187116 gene encoding uncharacterized protein LOC121187116 isoform X2, with product MTSVNVVITEVPVSKPRLWPLSSLVDKPTCWGQPVTVRCGCTKGTSIGYTWYQRTQPKDLLLHLSSDLQLHCGKVEKDSDYYCSASNDISSQQSDILSVQVLMPADSGCIYVVLMQGQPIYDCVERMSTTTAKTPPWTTCQATTKIHTNTKNQSLQINQTHQDLFLSRAWTGVPLWYTLLRWGSFVSLLVFLCIVHKCTKTRQKKRAKRKRTVHYNQVPHFTQ from the exons ATGACTTCAGTTAATGTGGTCATCACTGAAG TTCCAGTATCTAAACCCAGACTTTGGCCCTTgagctctctggtggacaagcCAACATGTTGGGGTCAGCCAGTGACTGTGCGCTGTGGTTGTACAAAGGGCACTAGCATTGGTTATACCTGGTATCAACGCACTCAGCCCAAGGACTTACTTCTTCATCTGTCTTCAGACTTGCAGCTACACTGTGGCAAAGTGGAAAAGGACAGTGACTATTACTGTTCTGCCAGTAATGACATAAGCAGTCAGCAGAGTGATATCCTCTCTGTGCAGGTTCTGATGCCTGCAGACAGCGGCTGTATCTATGTTGTTCTAATGCAGG GCCAACCCATTTATGACTGTGTGGAAAGAATGAGCACAACCACAGCCAAGACTCCACCTTGGACTACCTGCCAAGCCACCACGAAAATCCACACTAACACAAAAAACCAGTCTTTACAAATCAATCAAACTCATCAAGATCTGTTTCTTAGCAG ggcaTGGACAGGGGTGCCACTCTGGTATACACTGCTGCGTTGGGGTTCCTTTGTGTCCTTGCTGGTATTTCTGTGCATAGTTcataaatgtacaaaaacaagacagaaaaaacgTGCCAAGCGGAAGAGGACGGTTCATTACAATCAAGTGCCCCATTTCACTCAGTGA